A single region of the Xenopus laevis strain J_2021 chromosome 4L, Xenopus_laevis_v10.1, whole genome shotgun sequence genome encodes:
- the LOC108705100 gene encoding ficolin-1-B-like gives MMQTVALTIFCLVAALSNGDDSCPEVKVVGVGSSDKLTILRGCPGAPGIPGYKGEPGPSGEKGQSGSKGESGKVGPKGQQGQKGDKGDSGAPEQFYAARSCKELLDQGTFLSGWYKIYPDGEKPLTVLCDMDTDGGGWIVFQRRFDGSVDFFRDWNSYKKGFGSQLSEFWLGNDNIYTLTSSGNYQLRIDFTDFENQHSFAAYDSFATLGEKDYYKLILGAYSGGTAGDSLDHHRNRAFTTKDKDNDSHGINCAETFKGGWWYGACHDANLNGLYLRGKHSNEGLGINWETGKGNGYSYKVPIPQDQPPKD, from the exons ATGATGCAGACTGTGGCACTCACAATATTTTGTCTGGTGGCTGCACTCAGTAATGGTGACGACTCATGTCCAG AAGTGAAGGTTGTGGGAGTTGGAAGCTCTGACAAATTGACCATCCTTAGAGGATGCCCTGGGGCCCCTGGGATTCCTGGTTATAAAGGTGAACCTGGACCTTCAGGAGAGAAAG GTCAAAGTGGCTCGAAGGGGGAATCGGGGAAGGTCGGCCCAAAAGGGCAACAAG GACAGAAAGGAGATAAAGGAGATAGTGGAGCACCAGAACAATTTTATG CTGCCAGGAGCTGTAAGGAACTACTGGATCAGGGGACATTTCTAAGCGGATGGTACAAGATTTACCCAGATGGAGAGAAGCCTCTGACTGTGCTTTGTGACATGGACACTGATGGAGGGGGATGGATT GTTTTCCAGAGAAGATTTGATGGTTCCGTAGACTTCTTCCGAGATTGGAATTCCTACAAGAAAGGATTTGGGAGTCAGCTGAGTGAATTCTGGCTTGGGAATGACAACATTTACACTTTAACATCATCAG GCAACTATCAGCTACGCATTGATTTTACAGACTTTGAGAATCAACACAGTTTTGCAGCTTATGATTCCTTTGCAACACTGGGAGAGAAAGATTATTATAAGCTGATCCTTGGGGCTTATTCTGGGGGCACTGCAG GAGACTCTCTGGATCACCACCGCAACCGTGCTTTCACTACCAAAGACAAGGATAATGATTCCCATGGAATTAACTGCGCTGAAACCTTTAAAGGAGGCTGGTGGTATGGAGCCTGCCATGATGCCAATCTGAATGGACTGTACCTACGGGGGAAACACTCCAACGAAGGTTTAGGCATCAACTGGGAAACAGGCAAAGGAAATGGCTACTCTTACAAA